Genomic DNA from Synergistaceae bacterium:
CAAGGCACGGAGAGTCTTTCAGCGTCAGGGAGAAACGGAAATCGCCGAGTTATTTGTGCGTGCAAATCTTGACCCTGTAGAAGTTTATCGCTGCGGAGAAATTTACGGATATTTCTGCGGGGGGACTATGGCACCATCAACGGGAATGCTTAGATTATTCGATATAGTTTTATATGAACAGGGCATGTTATTAAGGACTCCTACTGTGCAGTCTCCTGATGAGATTCCGGCGTTAAAAGCTGATCCCTCAATGGGAAAGATTTTCTTTGATTATGCTCACTGGCTGCAGGTCTTAGATTTGAACTATCTAAATAAATTACATCACAGAGTAACAGAGGGCAAAATTCAAGAATTAATCTTGATAGCTGAAGCCTTTCACTCGCAAAAATTAGGCAGCATAGCAGAAGATATAGCAGCACACCCCGTGAAAGTTGTTACAATTGCGGGGCCTTCAGGATCGGGCAAGACTACATTTTCAGAAAGACTCAAGGTTCAATTAATGGTATGCGGGAAGACTCCTGTTACTTTGCCGCTTGATAATTATTTCAAGGAACGAGAGGACTCACCTAAGGACGAAACCGGCGAATATGATTATGAAAGACTCGACGCGCTTGATTTAGAATTATTAGGCGATAATCTTGCAAGAATCTTAGCGGGCGAAGAAGTTATTACACCTGTATATAATTTCATAACTGGCAAGAAAGAGCCGGGCAAGGTCATAAAGTTAAAACCTTCAGACGTGTTAATAATGGAAGGTATACACGGACTCAACGACAAAATTTTAGCAATGCTGCCAGAGTCAAGCCGTTATGGTGTATTCGTCTCGCCTTTGACTGGAATTTGCATAGATCCTCATAATCGAACACGAACGAGCGACAACAGATTATTACGCCGCATAATTCGAGATTACAGGACGAGGGGCAAATCTGCACAAGTAACTCTTGAAGTTTACCCTAAAGTTATCAGGGGCGCAAAACAATATATATTCCCGTATAGAAGCCGGGCAAATGCAATTTTTAATTCTGCTTTACCCTATGAACTCGGAGTATTAAAACCTTATGTTGAGCCTTTATTACACACAGTTGATGAGAATTCTTCAGTGTTCAGCGAGGCTTTGAGACTGCTAAATATTTTGCGTTTTGTGCCTGCTTTAAATAATGACGGAATCCCAAATAATTCAGTTATTCGCGAATTTATCGGCGGGAGCTGCTTAGATGTTTAGTGTATAATAGCGAGTAAATTTTTAGTTATTTATGGAGGCAATTTTTTAACATGAAAACAAAAAAGTTTTTATGCGCTTTATTATTAGTAGTAATGCTTTTCACAACTGGTGCATTTGCTGCAATAAGAGGAGATCAGGAAGTCAGAGGCGGAGTCCTTCGCTATCTCGGTACAAGTGAAGAAGCCTTCCAAAAGGGTGTTGACGAGCTTAGAAAAGTTTTAAGCATGAGTCCAGCTCTGCCCATGATCAACAGACAAACTTATGAGACTCGGCAAATTGTCAAGGCTTTCCACGAAGATCGCGTAAAAGTAACATTTTTTGACTCGTTGACAGCTATGTTAATGGCTCTGAATGCCGGAAAACTTGACGAGATTTCTTTACCTGAAAGCACAGCACAATACGTTATGGCACAAGATCCTGAAATAAAAATTTTATTCGCTATTCGTATGCCCAGCGCTATATCATTCGGATTCAGCAATCAAAACG
This window encodes:
- a CDS encoding nucleoside kinase, whose product is MAFTVCVLTAAVKRDQYIATYIAGDAPVTGHDVMEEMIARHGMPQRRVIAWFVNNYTRPLDWVIDEDATVEFIMTNSPTGVRIYQRSLGFILIIACARVLGRKAILRHSLADSLYWEFEGDPVTQADIDKIKSEMNEIIRRDSTITREILTIDKARRVFQRQGETEIAELFVRANLDPVEVYRCGEIYGYFCGGTMAPSTGMLRLFDIVLYEQGMLLRTPTVQSPDEIPALKADPSMGKIFFDYAHWLQVLDLNYLNKLHHRVTEGKIQELILIAEAFHSQKLGSIAEDIAAHPVKVVTIAGPSGSGKTTFSERLKVQLMVCGKTPVTLPLDNYFKEREDSPKDETGEYDYERLDALDLELLGDNLARILAGEEVITPVYNFITGKKEPGKVIKLKPSDVLIMEGIHGLNDKILAMLPESSRYGVFVSPLTGICIDPHNRTRTSDNRLLRRIIRDYRTRGKSAQVTLEVYPKVIRGAKQYIFPYRSRANAIFNSALPYELGVLKPYVEPLLHTVDENSSVFSEALRLLNILRFVPALNNDGIPNNSVIREFIGGSCLDV